A single region of the Acipenser ruthenus chromosome 57, fAciRut3.2 maternal haplotype, whole genome shotgun sequence genome encodes:
- the LOC117407601 gene encoding myb-related transcription factor, partner of profilin-like has product MEAAHISPELPVRWVVSADRTVEIKEEVTELGCDQANERILQEETPPSSITEKESKTGHFQSAKAEETDVACLGSKSKAAQNSSCRPITAYAPDLPKEAETGRTLPKTNEVQKKTRVRFSREDEDIIMAEVEERWDELFGVRSLSLARGAKARIWQDIATRVSASSSGVRDGEDIRKKWTYSKQSLRTKVAAQRTSPAQAGGGVNTTPELTPLEQRLLALMGHECVGGVDAPDVGFGPEPPLEESSGTLPQTEDSDTISNEGSHEHQQEPTVPSTAASTASTSRCRGPPPGDDLAPILASILDRQEQTLTMHREAIGILRSLAADVHRYVDHVISTPVPTHVPAPMMSSNISVASKCTPSPVHCTPHTPSLTTPQTSSSHFQQPHTSTYQLPPQHPPPAYRPSPPPVCRLSPHAPQSAPLDLYTHTPPRTLPVPSPAPVRLVQGCQEDTAPLPQTSAQEPLPPPEVMPSRRGRERGRGRARTRGRGRRWR; this is encoded by the exons atggaagcagctcacatcagcccagagcttcctgttcgatgggttgtttctgcagacaggactgttgagatcaaggaggaagtgactgagctggggtgtgaccaggccaatgagcggatcctgcaggaggaaacgCCACCTTCTAGCATCACTGAGAAAG AATCCAAAACTGGCCATTTCCAATCTGCGAAAGCGGAAGAGACGGATGTCGCTTGTTTGGGAAGCAAAAGTAAGGCggcacaaaacagcagctgtcgACCAATCACAGCTTACGCTCCAGACCTTCCAAAAGAGGCGGAAACAGGGAGAACGTTACCGAAAACAAACGAAG TGCAAAAGAAGACCCGGGTCCGGTTCAGCAGAGAGGATGAAGACATCATCATGGCAGAGGTGGAGGAGAGATGGGACGAGCTCTTCGGTGTGCGGAGCCTCTCCCTCGCTCGAGGTGCCAAGGCCCGCATATGGCAAGACATAGCGACACGGGTCTCGGCCTCCTCGAGCGGTGTAAGAGACGGCGAGGACATCCGCAAAAAATGGACTTACAGCAAACAGAGCTTAAGAACCAAAGTGGCTGCCCAGCGGACGTCCCCCGCACAGGCTGGCGGGGGAGTTAACACCACGCCGGAACTCACCCCCCTGGAACAACGTCTGCTGGCCCTGATGGGCCACGAATGTGTGGGAGGCGTCGATGCTCCTGATGTTGGCTTTG GGCCAGAGCCTCCTCTGGAGGAAAGTTCAGGCACCCTGCCACAGACAGAGGACTCAGACACCATCAGCAACGAGGGCAGCCACGAACACCAGCAAGAGCCCACAGTGCCGTCCACGGCCGCCTCCACTGCCTCCACTTCCAGATGCAGGGGTCCACCTCCAGGAGACGACCTGGCCCCCATCCTGGCAAGCATCCTGGACAGACAGGAGCAAACACTTACAATGCACAGGGAGGCAATTGGAATATTGCGATCGTTAGCTGCGGATGTGCATAGGTATGTGGATCATGTCATCTCAACACCTGTACCAACACACGTCCCAGCTCCAATGATGAGTAGCAATATTTCAGTTGCCTCCAAATGCACACCATCCCCTGTTCACTGCACCCCACACACACCATCCCTAACCACTCCCCAGACCTCTTCGTCACATTTCCAGCAACCCCACACCAGCACCTACCAGCTCCCACCCCAACACCCCCCCCCAGCTTATAGGCCCTCCCCACCCCCAGTATGCCGCTTATCACCACACGCCCCCCAGTCTGCCCCGTTagatctatacacacacactccccctcgCACATTGCCTGTCCCTTCTCCTGCTCCTGTCAGACTTGTCCAGGGCTGCCAGGAAGACACTGCTCCACTGCCCCAAACCTCTGCCCAGGAGCCTCTGCCTCCACCTGAGGTCATGCCCTCCAGAAGAGGAAGAGAAAGGGGAAGGGGAAGAGCCAGGACCAGGGGCAGGGGTCGGAGATGGAGATGA
- the LOC131724806 gene encoding zinc finger and SCAN domain-containing protein 2-like isoform X1: MEVSVSVSFFQDELASTIEHAVKAAVDTVLCQITKVVGGKFTELQMEMAGKEKENESLKLRLEISESELKAVRECMNAADADIKQPLRNMNPDCNEQDFQRNENQGLFQDPTESRAFPQSETQQRPRIESVHTQEEFFDQEWRASLKQVTELTCVKDEEVPRLECVLIKEEFIEQECVPIAEEVPTENNVCTLEENNQLGSSLCDDCPPECELGFRAAKGYHTGGIQFPCADCGKSFSCLSQLEIHQRVHTRENPYHCTECGRSFTQLQNLKRHQCSHTGEKPYHCTECGRSFTQSQNLKIHRRIHTGEKPHHCIECGKRFTQLQNLKTHQRVHTGEKPHHCSECGKSFTLLQNLKTHMRIHTGEKPYHCALCGLRFTYLSSLKIHQRTHKNSNLINVLNF; the protein is encoded by the exons atggaggtcagcgtctccgtgtcgttctttcaagacgagctcgcctctaccatcgagcacgcagtgaaagcggctgtagacaccgtcttgtgccaaatcacaaaagttgtcggcggcaaattcactgaattacaaatggaaatggctggaaaggagaaagagaatgaaagtctgaagctgagattggaaatatcagagagcgagttgaaagcggtgcgggaatgcatgaacgctgcagatgcagacattaaacaacctctcagaaacatgaaccccgactgcaatgaacaagactttcagaggaacgagaaccaggggttatttcaag ATCCCACAGAGAGCCGTGCTTTCCctcaatctgaaacacagcaacGGCCAAGGATAGAATCAGTTCACACACAAGAGGAGTTCTTTGACCAGGAGTGGcgtgcaagtctaaagcaggttacagagctgacctgtgttaaagatgaagaggtccctcgactggaatgtgttcttattaaagaggaattcatagaacaggaatgtgtccccatcgcagaggaagttcctactgaaaataatgtctgtacacttgaggagaacaaccagctgggatccagcctgtgtgatgattgtccacctgaatgtgaactgggatttagag CTGCTAAAGGATATCACACAGGAGGCATTCAGTttccctgtgctgattgtgggaagagtttcagttgttTATCACAGCTTGAAATCCACCAGCGCGTTCACACAAGAGAGAACccttatcactgtactgagtgtgggaggagtttcacgcAGTTACAGAATCTTAAGAGACACCAGTgcagtcacacaggagagaaaccttatcactgcactgagtgtgggaggagtttcacacagtcacaaaatcttaaaatccatcggcgcattcacacaggagagaaacctcatcactgcattgagtgtgggaagagattcacacagttacaaaatcttaaaacacaccagcgtgttcacacgggagagaaacctcatcactgctccgagtgtgggaagagtttcacgctgttacaaaatcttaaaacacacatgcgcattcacacaggagagaaaccttatcactgtgctctgtgtgGGCTGCGATTCACATATTTAAGTTCCTTGAAAATCCACCAGCGGACTCACAAAAACAGTAATCTTATCAATGTACTGAATTTCTGA